A genomic stretch from Sphingobacterium sp. ML3W includes:
- a CDS encoding FdhF/YdeP family oxidoreductase, with product MEEFDKKGVEKELKKEPNAENPYRLLDLKLTHVEKSAAGIPAVMAAFSDLFEEKAAIRGMRALFKMNQKGGFDCPSCAWPDPDDERSVLGEYCENGAKALAEEATSKRVTPEFFKQNSVFDLAKLDDYQIGKMGRLTDPMYLPQGATHYQPISWDNAFKKIAEHLNALESPDEAAFYTSGRTSNEASFVYQLFAKEFGTNNMPDCSNMCHETSGSALRPTIGIGKGTVTLEDFYNAEVIVIIGQNPGTNAPRMMSALAKGRQNGAKIIAINPLPEAGLMGFINPQSVGAILHGGTQLADLYLPVKINGDMALLKALELLLIEFEKKSSGTVFDAPFIQEKTVGYEDFLKQFDNYNLAELASLSGVSKEALYEAAATLAFKKRIIFCWGMGLTQQPNGVDMIREILNILLLKGSIGIPGAGVCPVRGHSNVQGNRTMMIDEKPTDEQLDRLENFYGFKMPRKHGYDVVRAIKAIHEEKVKVMFCMGGNFLSATPDTTYTAHALRKLNLLVSVSTKLNRGHLVHGKEALILPTYGRSDKDIVNGEVQIVSTENSMGVVQDSKGMLDPVSRNLINETQIVCRMAMATLGERAVVDWQRYHDSYDAVRDDIEQCIPGFEDYNVRVRQKGGFYLPNAARDKQYFAKDLGGRAPFTLTDIPDNTLAMDEYMMATTRTHDQFNTTIYGLDDRYRGIKNERRVIFMNQADIDKGGFKAGERVDLFNYDDGIERVAPLFIIVSYQIPEKNTVTYFPETNVLVSVNNVVKESNMPASKYVKIKIKKHDPEVYKKVDKMLYQGAIQRP from the coding sequence ATGGAAGAATTTGATAAAAAAGGAGTAGAGAAAGAATTGAAAAAGGAACCTAACGCGGAGAATCCCTATAGATTACTTGATCTAAAGCTCACACATGTTGAAAAATCTGCTGCAGGTATTCCGGCAGTAATGGCGGCTTTCAGTGATTTATTTGAGGAGAAGGCAGCTATCCGAGGGATGCGGGCGTTGTTCAAAATGAACCAAAAAGGAGGTTTTGACTGTCCAAGTTGTGCGTGGCCTGATCCTGATGATGAACGTTCCGTACTAGGAGAATACTGTGAAAATGGAGCTAAGGCGCTTGCGGAGGAAGCGACTAGTAAGCGGGTTACACCAGAGTTTTTCAAACAAAATAGTGTGTTTGATCTCGCTAAACTTGACGATTATCAGATTGGTAAGATGGGAAGGCTTACCGACCCGATGTATTTGCCTCAGGGAGCGACCCATTACCAGCCAATAAGTTGGGATAATGCTTTTAAGAAAATAGCTGAGCATCTCAATGCGCTTGAATCGCCGGATGAAGCTGCGTTTTATACTTCCGGAAGAACGAGTAATGAAGCGTCATTTGTGTATCAGTTATTCGCTAAAGAGTTTGGAACCAATAATATGCCTGACTGTTCAAATATGTGTCACGAGACCTCGGGTTCAGCCTTGCGTCCTACGATAGGTATCGGCAAGGGGACGGTAACGTTGGAAGATTTTTACAATGCAGAGGTTATCGTCATTATTGGGCAGAATCCGGGGACCAATGCACCGCGTATGATGAGCGCCTTGGCAAAAGGAAGGCAAAACGGGGCAAAGATCATTGCGATCAATCCTCTGCCAGAAGCTGGACTAATGGGTTTTATTAATCCGCAGAGTGTCGGTGCGATTCTACATGGGGGAACACAGCTGGCGGATCTCTATCTACCGGTAAAGATCAATGGTGATATGGCATTATTGAAAGCCCTGGAACTTCTATTGATCGAGTTTGAGAAGAAAAGCTCAGGTACAGTATTCGATGCACCATTCATTCAGGAAAAAACGGTAGGATATGAAGATTTTCTAAAGCAGTTTGATAACTATAATCTGGCTGAGCTGGCTTCGCTTTCAGGTGTATCCAAGGAGGCATTGTATGAGGCCGCTGCCACCTTAGCTTTTAAAAAGCGTATTATTTTCTGTTGGGGAATGGGACTGACACAGCAGCCCAATGGCGTGGACATGATCCGTGAGATTCTAAATATACTTTTACTAAAGGGGAGCATAGGAATCCCGGGCGCAGGAGTCTGTCCGGTCCGTGGACATAGTAATGTTCAGGGAAATAGGACAATGATGATTGATGAGAAACCTACGGATGAGCAATTGGATCGCCTTGAAAACTTCTATGGATTTAAGATGCCGCGAAAACATGGTTATGATGTTGTTCGGGCCATCAAGGCCATTCACGAAGAAAAAGTCAAGGTGATGTTCTGTATGGGTGGTAATTTTCTGTCAGCAACACCAGATACGACCTATACTGCACATGCCTTACGCAAACTTAATCTATTGGTATCAGTCTCTACCAAATTAAATCGTGGGCATCTCGTCCATGGCAAAGAGGCATTGATTTTACCTACATATGGTCGAAGTGATAAAGATATTGTAAATGGAGAGGTACAGATTGTCAGCACTGAGAATTCAATGGGTGTTGTTCAGGACTCCAAGGGTATGCTGGATCCAGTTTCTAGGAATCTGATCAATGAGACCCAGATTGTCTGCCGGATGGCTATGGCTACATTAGGCGAGCGGGCGGTAGTGGACTGGCAACGTTATCATGATAGTTACGATGCAGTTCGGGATGATATTGAGCAATGTATTCCGGGTTTTGAGGATTATAATGTCCGAGTACGCCAGAAAGGTGGTTTTTATCTTCCGAATGCGGCACGTGATAAGCAATATTTTGCCAAAGATCTTGGTGGCCGTGCACCCTTTACACTGACCGATATACCTGACAATACGCTTGCAATGGATGAATATATGATGGCCACTACACGTACCCATGATCAGTTCAATACTACAATTTATGGATTGGACGATCGTTATCGTGGGATTAAAAATGAGCGCAGGGTAATTTTTATGAATCAGGCGGATATCGATAAGGGAGGATTTAAGGCCGGTGAACGTGTGGACCTGTTTAATTATGATGATGGTATCGAACGTGTGGCTCCGCTATTTATTATTGTCTCCTATCAGATTCCCGAAAAGAACACGGTCACTTATTTTCCGGAGACGAATGTGCTGGTTTCAGTTAACAATGTTGTAAAGGAAAGTAATATGCCAGCCTCAAAGTATGTTAAAATAAAAATTAAAAAACACGATCCTGAGGTTTACAAAAAGGTGGATAAGATGCTTTATCAGGGCGCAATACAACGCCCTTAG
- the moaC gene encoding cyclic pyranopterin monophosphate synthase MoaC has product MNDFSHLNKKLQPKMVNVSAKQITHRKAVAKATVILPVEILKKLASEDFKTGKGSVFQTAIVAGIMAAKNTGNLIPLCHPIGLENCQIDIDLNDNNEIEIYCTAQVEAKTGIEMEALTGASIAALTIYDMCKALSHNITIKEIRLIEKSGGKNDFKR; this is encoded by the coding sequence ATGAATGATTTTTCACACCTCAATAAAAAATTACAGCCAAAAATGGTGAATGTATCTGCCAAGCAGATTACCCACCGAAAAGCTGTAGCAAAAGCTACTGTAATATTGCCCGTTGAAATTTTAAAGAAACTGGCATCGGAGGACTTTAAGACGGGGAAAGGATCCGTTTTCCAAACGGCAATTGTAGCAGGTATTATGGCCGCAAAAAATACAGGTAACCTCATCCCGCTCTGCCATCCGATCGGTCTTGAAAATTGTCAGATAGATATTGACCTCAACGATAATAATGAAATCGAAATTTACTGCACTGCCCAGGTGGAGGCGAAAACCGGAATAGAAATGGAGGCATTAACAGGAGCATCTATTGCTGCGCTAACAATTTATGATATGTGTAAGGCATTAAGCCATAATATCACCATTAAGGAAATTAGATTAATCGAAAAATCTGGTGGAAAAAATGATTTCAAAAGATAA
- a CDS encoding AraC family transcriptional regulator → MSKAIEDQSIKKNKIKILEDELHSEHIRKEAHLTVGHFFELLEDHFATRKTIEFYAVQLDTTSNKLNKLIKSYFGFSATELIKIRLLIAIKKDLATTETSINMLAKKYLFSSASAFNRIFTLYTGMAPTRFRALAYNINLIK, encoded by the coding sequence ATGTCAAAGGCAATAGAAGATCAAAGCATAAAAAAAAATAAAATAAAGATCCTTGAGGACGAACTACATTCTGAACATATCAGAAAAGAAGCGCATCTCACGGTTGGACATTTTTTCGAGTTACTCGAAGATCATTTTGCAACTCGAAAAACAATCGAATTCTATGCCGTACAATTAGATACAACTTCCAACAAATTAAACAAGTTGATCAAAAGTTATTTTGGGTTTAGCGCAACTGAACTCATAAAAATACGCCTCCTCATAGCAATCAAGAAGGATTTAGCAACCACAGAAACTTCAATAAACATGCTAGCAAAAAAATATCTTTTCAGTAGCGCCAGTGCATTTAATCGGATATTCACCCTGTATACAGGTATGGCCCCTACAAGATTCAGAGCACTAGCCTACAATATTAACTTAATCAAATGA
- a CDS encoding helix-turn-helix domain-containing protein, whose translation MKAKKGATSSEKKDNRKIKVIYQDEVSSDELNRFPENSFTIIILDKCDHGECITNHNIYRLNSKQLFIHLPDRIYQWSLPKGVSGRRLIVDDAILQTFSPTLKHTFSMSSPHEMIEPNDETYQKLSAEFHAIRKEIDSEIIFPELIDARVRLLALMINLWVEEVNGEAGLNYHNNIGFRFHSLVDKYFKTQKRVSFYAGQLCITPNYLGVISRKQYKLSPLEFIYERVVLEAKKLLHSSDYTIKEISFELGFQYVSHFSFFFRTQTGMTPKEYRAIMDKS comes from the coding sequence ATGAAGGCGAAGAAAGGTGCTACAAGTTCCGAAAAAAAAGATAATCGAAAAATCAAGGTCATATATCAGGATGAGGTCAGCTCAGATGAACTCAACCGTTTCCCAGAAAACTCATTTACCATTATTATTTTAGACAAATGTGATCATGGCGAATGTATAACAAACCATAATATCTATCGTTTGAATTCAAAACAGCTGTTCATTCATCTGCCGGACCGCATCTATCAATGGAGCTTACCAAAAGGAGTATCAGGACGAAGATTGATCGTTGATGATGCTATTCTACAAACTTTCTCACCAACGTTAAAGCATACTTTTTCCATGAGCAGCCCGCATGAAATGATAGAGCCCAACGATGAGACCTATCAGAAATTAAGTGCTGAGTTCCATGCAATACGAAAAGAAATAGATTCCGAAATTATATTTCCGGAGCTTATCGATGCCCGAGTCAGACTGCTGGCGCTCATGATAAATCTCTGGGTTGAAGAAGTGAATGGAGAAGCAGGATTGAATTACCATAATAATATCGGTTTCCGGTTTCACTCCCTGGTGGATAAATACTTTAAAACCCAAAAGCGGGTATCTTTTTACGCAGGACAACTATGTATCACGCCCAACTATCTTGGGGTTATAAGTAGAAAACAATATAAATTATCACCGTTAGAATTTATTTATGAACGAGTTGTTTTAGAGGCTAAGAAGCTACTGCACAGTTCCGATTATACCATTAAGGAGATATCTTTTGAGCTGGGCTTTCAATATGTTTCTCATTTTTCATTCTTTTTTAGAACGCAGACAGGCATGACCCCGAAAGAGTACAGGGCTATTATGGACAAAAGTTAA
- a CDS encoding bestrophin family ion channel — MIIRKKENWFKMLFVWHGSVLPALLPRLILLFILSVGVAYLHGMIFSFKVPLNPAPLTLFGFVLALFLGFRNNASYDRFWEGRKLWGSLLNISRSLIRQALTLRNSSANEPGTLHEFIQLLSAFIFALKHQLRGSDPYDDLRQRLDAATLKIIIESKYKPVILMRMMGEWLQREKDMGRIDSIQQARFDENLDKLADVVGGCERIVSTPIPYSYRVLLHRTVYIYCSLLPFGLVDTLGWFMPLIVVFVAYTFVAFEAIADEIEEPFGTEANDLALNSMSHMIDETIYEMVGEKTNFGQKTIHNIID; from the coding sequence ATGATTATACGGAAAAAGGAAAATTGGTTTAAAATGCTTTTTGTTTGGCATGGTTCTGTGCTACCAGCATTATTGCCCCGCTTGATCTTACTTTTCATATTGTCTGTTGGAGTCGCTTATCTTCATGGCATGATCTTCTCTTTTAAAGTACCTCTTAATCCAGCACCACTTACGTTGTTCGGTTTTGTACTGGCGTTATTTTTGGGCTTTCGCAATAATGCCAGTTATGATAGATTTTGGGAAGGACGTAAACTATGGGGCAGTTTATTGAATATTTCAAGATCGTTAATCCGGCAGGCACTTACATTAAGGAACAGTTCTGCGAATGAACCTGGGACGTTACACGAGTTTATTCAATTGTTGAGTGCTTTTATATTTGCACTCAAACATCAGTTAAGAGGAAGTGATCCTTATGATGATCTTAGGCAACGGCTGGATGCTGCTACCCTGAAAATTATTATTGAATCAAAGTATAAACCTGTTATTTTGATGCGAATGATGGGTGAATGGTTGCAACGTGAGAAAGATATGGGTAGGATAGACTCCATTCAGCAGGCGAGATTTGATGAAAATCTAGATAAGCTTGCGGACGTGGTTGGGGGCTGTGAAAGGATTGTTTCAACACCAATTCCATACAGTTACCGTGTCCTATTACATCGGACAGTATATATTTATTGTTCACTTCTACCTTTTGGGTTGGTTGATACTTTAGGCTGGTTTATGCCCCTTATCGTTGTTTTTGTTGCTTATACCTTTGTTGCATTTGAAGCAATTGCCGATGAGATTGAAGAGCCGTTCGGGACAGAAGCCAATGATTTAGCATTAAATAGCATGAGTCATATGATTGATGAGACTATTTACGAAATGGTGGGCGAGAAGACTAATTTTGGCCAAAAGACAATTCATAATATCATAGATTGA
- a CDS encoding HesA/MoeB/ThiF family protein has product MEDQFERYQCQIALPDFGVPSQKLLNKAKVLLVGMGGLGCPTAQYLAAAGIGTIGIADDDTVSLSNLHRQILYAPQDLGLYKVDVATQKLKQQNPTIDLIPYRMRVSASNVMELIAEFDLIIEGTDNFDTKYLLNDACVIAGKPLIYGAIHQYEGQVSIWNVLQNDGTYSSNYRDVFPEVEPSQIPNCSEGGVIPPLAGIVGCMQANEAIKYLTGSADMLVNKLWTINVVSGRTQTIKLRKTMHATITSLPQTIPLMTLEQLKQTVHNLEIIDVRSAEEHKKFNIGGKNIPLNQLHDLLPVLGKSALPIVIYCLSGQRSMEAAKKIKEAFPSKEIYSLKGGISHIHH; this is encoded by the coding sequence ATGGAAGATCAATTCGAACGTTACCAATGTCAGATCGCATTACCGGACTTCGGTGTTCCGTCTCAGAAACTCCTGAACAAGGCCAAAGTTCTTCTCGTAGGAATGGGGGGGCTTGGCTGCCCTACTGCACAGTATCTTGCCGCCGCAGGAATAGGAACAATAGGTATTGCCGACGATGATACAGTCTCGTTGAGCAACCTCCACCGTCAGATTTTATATGCTCCCCAAGATCTGGGATTGTATAAAGTTGATGTAGCAACACAAAAATTAAAACAACAGAACCCTACCATTGATTTAATTCCATATCGAATGCGGGTCTCTGCATCCAATGTAATGGAGCTGATAGCAGAATTTGATCTGATCATTGAAGGAACGGATAATTTCGATACAAAATATCTGTTAAATGACGCTTGTGTGATCGCGGGCAAACCGCTGATCTATGGTGCGATCCATCAATATGAGGGACAGGTAAGTATATGGAATGTATTGCAAAATGATGGTACATATTCAAGCAATTACCGTGATGTTTTTCCAGAGGTGGAACCCTCACAAATACCCAATTGCAGTGAAGGTGGAGTAATCCCACCATTAGCGGGAATCGTAGGCTGTATGCAGGCCAATGAAGCAATTAAATACCTAACCGGATCTGCTGATATGCTGGTAAATAAATTATGGACAATAAATGTGGTTAGTGGTAGAACCCAAACAATTAAACTGCGCAAAACAATGCATGCAACCATCACTTCCCTCCCCCAGACAATACCGCTGATGACTTTAGAACAATTAAAACAAACTGTACATAACCTTGAAATAATTGATGTTCGCTCAGCCGAGGAACACAAAAAATTTAATATCGGTGGAAAGAATATCCCTTTGAATCAACTTCATGATCTGCTCCCTGTTCTCGGTAAATCAGCACTTCCCATTGTCATCTATTGCCTGTCGGGTCAACGTAGTATGGAAGCAGCAAAGAAAATCAAAGAAGCATTCCCTTCAAAAGAGATTTATTCATTGAAGGGCGGTATTAGTCACATCCATCATTAA
- a CDS encoding molybdopterin molybdotransferase MoeA, translating to MEMITVQQAEDIILTHLLDYGIEVVSYETATGRVLAEDICADRDLPPFDRSTVDGIAIRYNAYERGITTFSIKAVQPAGTAAITLTSDNECVEIMTGAVIENSLDTVIRYEDIAIVNGMATIPQHIAIKRGQNIHLKGKDKLKGQILVQADHVITPAIVGIAASVGKTTLSVRKTPKVIIISTGDEMVSPDIEPNSYQLRRSNGITIASALNKYKIQADLLHINDDIAAIKRTLSACLEKYDVLLITGGVSMGRFDYLPQACKDLGIERLFHKIKQKPGMPFWFGKSQNQQLVFAFPGNPVSAFMCLNRYFIPWLKKSLKISESLFQYAILQQNISFPPALQYFAQVKLGISEQGKCTAAPVNTNGSGDFSHLADTDAFIELPLEKDIFRQGEVYKIWKYND from the coding sequence ATGGAAATGATTACCGTACAGCAAGCCGAAGATATCATTCTTACCCATTTACTGGATTATGGAATTGAAGTTGTTTCTTATGAAACAGCGACCGGCAGAGTTCTTGCTGAAGACATATGTGCAGATAGGGATTTACCTCCTTTTGACAGATCGACTGTAGATGGTATTGCCATACGATATAATGCATACGAAAGAGGAATCACTACCTTTAGTATTAAAGCCGTCCAGCCTGCTGGAACAGCAGCTATAACTCTTACTTCTGATAACGAATGTGTGGAAATAATGACAGGGGCTGTGATAGAAAATTCTTTAGATACAGTCATCCGCTATGAAGACATAGCAATTGTGAATGGAATGGCGACTATTCCTCAGCATATAGCTATAAAAAGAGGGCAAAATATCCATCTAAAAGGTAAAGACAAGCTAAAAGGACAAATACTCGTACAAGCAGATCATGTGATTACTCCGGCTATTGTCGGCATAGCAGCCTCTGTAGGAAAAACGACCTTATCGGTTCGCAAAACTCCAAAAGTTATTATCATTTCCACAGGTGACGAAATGGTAAGCCCAGATATCGAACCAAACTCCTATCAATTGAGGCGTTCAAATGGGATTACTATAGCATCTGCACTGAATAAATATAAAATTCAGGCAGATTTGCTCCACATTAATGATGACATTGCAGCAATAAAACGTACGCTTTCAGCCTGCTTAGAGAAATACGACGTCTTGCTCATAACCGGCGGAGTATCGATGGGCAGATTTGACTATCTACCGCAAGCTTGCAAAGATCTGGGGATTGAAAGGCTCTTCCACAAAATAAAGCAAAAGCCCGGCATGCCTTTCTGGTTCGGGAAAAGCCAAAATCAGCAACTTGTCTTTGCTTTCCCCGGAAATCCGGTATCTGCATTTATGTGCCTGAATAGATACTTTATTCCCTGGTTGAAAAAATCCCTAAAAATATCAGAGAGCTTATTTCAATATGCTATCTTACAGCAAAATATCAGCTTCCCTCCTGCTTTACAGTACTTTGCTCAAGTAAAATTAGGTATCTCAGAGCAGGGAAAATGCACTGCGGCCCCTGTGAATACAAATGGATCCGGAGATTTTTCTCACCTTGCTGATACAGACGCATTTATAGAGTTACCTTTGGAAAAGGATATCTTCAGACAAGGAGAAGTGTATAAAATATGGAAATATAATGATTAA
- a CDS encoding NTP transferase domain-containing protein, protein MISKDNSKLPKLNGLVLAGGKSTRMGRPKDLLKWYGKEQRYYAADLLTTYCDEVFISCRQEQLNNLDIGYHPLPDTFLNLGPLGGILSALRFNRNSAWLIVACDLPLLDTKTLEILINCRDPEKIATTYRSPYDGLPEPLITIWEPKSYPILLNFLGDDVTCPRKVLINSDILILDPHDPDVLMNVNTPEEAKKASQILRIKKY, encoded by the coding sequence ATGATTTCAAAAGATAACTCAAAACTACCAAAGCTCAATGGGCTAGTACTTGCTGGAGGAAAAAGTACCCGGATGGGGCGCCCAAAGGATCTCTTAAAATGGTATGGAAAAGAGCAGCGCTACTATGCGGCTGATCTTTTAACTACTTACTGCGATGAAGTCTTTATCTCATGCAGACAGGAGCAATTAAACAATTTGGATATTGGCTATCACCCACTCCCCGATACTTTCCTCAACCTCGGCCCCCTTGGCGGTATTCTATCAGCACTTCGTTTCAATAGAAATTCCGCATGGCTGATTGTAGCCTGTGACCTCCCTCTGCTCGATACAAAAACATTGGAAATTTTAATCAACTGCCGCGATCCTGAAAAAATTGCAACAACCTATAGAAGTCCTTACGATGGTCTTCCTGAACCATTAATTACTATTTGGGAACCAAAAAGTTACCCCATTTTACTTAATTTTTTAGGTGATGACGTGACTTGCCCCCGAAAGGTATTGATCAATAGTGACATCCTGATTCTGGATCCACATGATCCAGATGTTTTAATGAATGTGAATACACCAGAAGAGGCAAAGAAAGCAAGCCAGATTCTACGCATAAAAAAATACTAG
- the fdhD gene encoding formate dehydrogenase accessory sulfurtransferase FdhD — MKADLQENKSVRKIEIVKMKGLSSFSYLDDIAIEEPLEIRLLYDLGGEMVLKNVSVTMRTPGNDSELAAGFLFTEGIISSNHQIKAIGHSEVLCSRNSENIVTVELMENFIPQLMKADRNFYTTSSCGVCGKGSIESIRTVSIFDLQMREERGISVHVLYQLSEKLQTFQNNFSATGGIHASGIFDLDGNLLALREDVGRHNALDKLIGHALLTNKLPLENSILLLSGRASFELIQKAAMAGISIVAAIGAPSSLAIDLAKEFDITLLGFLRDHRFNIYHKGNNLKIEKE; from the coding sequence AGTAGTTTTTCTTATTTGGATGATATTGCCATTGAAGAACCGCTTGAAATTAGATTATTATATGATCTGGGAGGAGAGATGGTGCTTAAGAATGTGTCTGTTACGATGCGTACCCCGGGTAATGATAGTGAACTAGCCGCAGGTTTTCTTTTTACTGAGGGTATTATCTCGAGTAATCATCAGATCAAGGCTATCGGTCATTCGGAGGTATTATGTTCTAGAAATAGTGAAAATATTGTGACGGTTGAGCTGATGGAAAATTTTATACCTCAACTGATGAAAGCGGATAGAAACTTTTATACGACTTCCAGCTGTGGAGTTTGCGGAAAAGGGTCTATTGAATCAATACGGACTGTGAGCATATTTGATCTGCAGATGCGGGAAGAACGGGGGATATCCGTTCATGTTCTCTATCAATTATCAGAGAAGTTGCAGACTTTTCAGAATAATTTCAGTGCTACCGGTGGAATTCATGCTTCCGGTATTTTTGATTTGGATGGAAATCTGCTTGCCCTTCGGGAAGATGTTGGCAGACACAATGCCTTGGATAAACTCATTGGTCATGCTTTGCTTACCAACAAACTGCCGTTGGAGAATAGTATTCTTCTATTAAGTGGTAGAGCAAGTTTTGAGCTTATTCAGAAAGCAGCTATGGCTGGTATTTCTATTGTGGCAGCAATAGGTGCACCCTCGAGTCTGGCAATAGATTTAGCCAAAGAATTTGATATTACTTTGCTAGGATTTCTCCGTGATCATCGGTTTAATATTTATCATAAGGGAAACAATCTTAAAATCGAGAAAGAATGA
- the moaA gene encoding GTP 3',8-cyclase MoaA, translating into MITDKLGRRINYLRLAIVDRCNLRCTYCMPEQGLDWIKQKDLLTDEELYRISKVFTELGVNKIRITGGEPFVRKNCMGLIANIAGLEGIQDLSLTTNGLLTYPYIPQLKALGIKSVNLSLDTMDKDRFLEITRRNSFDKVIRTLDALLKHDIKVKINTVVMEGRNITDIIPLIQLAEKNPIDIRFIEEMPFNGSNKKISIKWDHRQILDHIKAHFPTINKTIDPKSSTSYNYQIPGFQGSVGIIAAYTRSFCGDCNRIRITPAGVLRTCLYSESGINLKDQMRSGKNDDELKNSILDAIQDKPMMDG; encoded by the coding sequence ATGATCACAGACAAATTAGGAAGAAGAATTAATTATTTACGGCTTGCAATAGTAGACCGCTGTAACCTCCGTTGCACCTATTGTATGCCTGAGCAAGGTCTCGACTGGATCAAACAAAAAGATCTCCTGACAGATGAAGAACTGTACAGAATAAGCAAAGTTTTTACAGAACTGGGTGTAAATAAAATTAGAATCACCGGTGGTGAACCATTTGTCAGAAAAAACTGCATGGGCCTAATCGCCAACATTGCGGGATTAGAAGGTATACAGGATCTTAGTCTAACAACGAATGGTTTACTAACCTATCCCTATATTCCACAGTTAAAAGCGTTGGGAATAAAGTCAGTCAATCTTAGCCTAGATACAATGGACAAGGACAGATTCTTGGAAATCACACGTAGAAATAGTTTTGATAAAGTAATCCGTACTTTGGATGCTCTCTTGAAGCATGACATCAAAGTGAAGATCAATACAGTCGTAATGGAAGGCCGTAATATAACAGATATCATCCCATTGATACAACTGGCCGAAAAAAATCCCATCGATATACGCTTTATAGAAGAAATGCCTTTTAATGGGAGCAATAAAAAAATATCCATCAAATGGGATCATAGGCAGATACTAGATCATATCAAAGCACATTTCCCAACTATTAACAAAACTATCGATCCCAAAAGTTCAACATCGTACAATTATCAGATTCCCGGATTTCAGGGGAGCGTGGGGATTATAGCGGCATATACGCGCTCTTTCTGTGGTGACTGTAACAGGATTCGCATAACGCCTGCCGGTGTATTAAGAACCTGCCTGTATTCGGAGAGTGGCATCAATCTAAAAGACCAAATGCGCAGTGGAAAAAATGATGATGAGCTCAAAAATAGTATTCTTGACGCTATTCAAGATAAACCAATGATGGATGGGTAG